The genomic region AACAGATGAAATGGTGAATGAATATCTGGAGCATCACAGAAGGAGTGATGACAATGGCGGAAGCAATTTCATCATTGAGTGAAAGACGACTTTCAGTCGTCAATCAAACCTATGGACTTCCAGTACATAGTGGTTTAGTTCTTGGCCTTTCTGTTTCGAAGAATAAAAAATAAGCAGGACAATATAGACAGAATTAGGATGGTGATTTCCCCCAAACCCAAAGAAAGAAGCCAA from Flavobacteriales bacterium harbors:
- a CDS encoding IS200/IS605 family transposase; this encodes TDEMVNEYLEHHRRSDDNGGSNFIIE